The DNA segment TGGGTCCCGAGGACCTCTCGGCGCACGACATGGCGCGCATCATGTCCGACGTGCTCGGCCGCCCGGTCCGCTACGAGCGGCAGTCGCTCGACGACTTCCGCGCCGCGCTCACCGGACGCGGCGTCGGGGAAGCGCTCGTGGAGGGCTATGCCAACATGATGCGCTCCAAGGACGCCGGTCTCGACGACGGCGTACAGCGCATCCCGCAGACCGCGAGCCCGACCACCTTCCGCGAATGGTGTGAAGAGGTCCTGAAGCCGGCGGTCCAGGCATGAGCGCCAAGACCGCTCTCATCGTGGGAGCCTCCCGCACCCTCGGGCTCGGCCTCGCTACCGAGTACGCGCACCGCGGCTGGGACGTCATCGGAACCGTCAGGGGCAGTGACCGCACCGGTCTTCACGACGTGGCCGAGGCGTCCGGTGGGCGGGTCACGATCGAGTCACTGGACATGACGCAGCCGGAGCAGATCACCGCGCTGCGCGAGCGCCTGGCGGAGCGCACCCTCGACCTGCTGTTCGTCAACGCCGGCATCACGAGGGGCGACATTCCGATCGGCGATGTCCCGGAGGAGATGTTCGTCGAGGTCATGGTCACGAACGCGCTCAGCCCGATGCGCGTGGTCGAGTCCTTCCGCTCGCTGGTCGCGCCCACCGGGACCATCGGCGTCATGTCCTCGCGCCAGGGCAGCCTCAGCTTGAACACCAGGGGTGGACAGGACGTCTACCGCGCCAGTAAGTCCGCCCTGAACCAGCTCATGCGCAGCTACGCCGCCCGGTACGCCGAAGCCGCTCACGCACTCCTGCTTATGTGCCCCGGCCACGTCCGCACCGAACTCGGCGGGCCGGACGCACCGCTGACCATCGACCAGTCCATCCGCGTGGCGGACACGATCGACCGCCACAGCGGCGAACCCGGCCTGAAATACCTCAACTACCAGGACCAGACCGTGCCCTGGTAGCAACCGTCGAGGAAACGCGGGTCCAGACGCTGCCGGTCGGCACTGCGCTAAGGCGTGTTTGAGATGTGGTCACAGGGCTTGCCTTATCAGGGCGAGTTGGATGGTGGCTTCGTAGCGGACGGCGAGCTTGTCATAGCGGTGGCGACGCTCCTGGCCTGTTTCAACAGACCGATGCGGTTCTCGACCTTGTGCCTGCGCCTTTGCATCTCGCGGTCGAAACCGGCCGGTCGGCCCCCTGCTGAGCTGCGTCGGCGCCGGTGTCCGGCCTGGTCGCGCTTCTCGGGGATGGTGTGCGGGATCTGCCGTCGGCGCAGGTACTCACGGATCTCGCGGGAGGAGTACGCCCGGTCGGCGAGCACGTGAACGGGCCGGGTGCGGGGAGGGCCGCCGCCGGTGCGACCAACTGACTCAGGCCGCAGCGGTGGCTTCCGTCGGACTTCTACCGGTACTACTCGCCGGCGCGGCCACGCACTTCCTCACCACCAACGTGGCCGGGCTGAGGCAGGAATGACTCCGCTGGAGGCTTCGCGCGCTTGGTCGCTTCCAAGCGACGCCACGTAGGGGGATTGCCGGTTAGCCAGTGGCTTGGTGTTCACCGAGCTGGTCGGCCTTCGGGCAGGAAGCGACGGACAGGCCCGCGAGGCGGTGCTCGGGCTGGTCGACGAGGTGATCAGCGTGCGCGCAGGCGTACCGGCTCAGCACGGTCAGTGAACCGCTGACTCTTGGGGTGCGGCGTTACGAAACCAGCGATGGGTGCCGTGTGACAAGCAGGACCGACTGATCCTCGACGGTTCGCGCCTCCTGACTGATCTCGGCCCAGACGGCGTCGAGAGACAGGCCGAGGGTGTCGGCGATCGCTGCGATGGTCGGGAAGGCGGGAGTAGCCACACGGCCGGATTCGATCTTCCGCAGAGTTTCCGGCGAGATGTGTGAAGCGAGCGCCACGTCCAGCATCGAGCGGCGGCCCCGGGCTCGGCGGAGCAGGGCGCCAAGGCGCTGTCCGCGTTCTACCTCGGCGGGGGTGAGCGGCAACCTGACCATGAACCCATTCTAATACCGGTACAGTTATACCGGTATAGTTATTGGACGTACATGAGAGGTCCCCCATGATTGAGATCCTGAACTCCGCGCGGCTTGAGCGGGCGAGGGACACCGGCGCCCTGGTCGGAGACATCCTGCACACGCTGAAGCAGCGCAGCACGGTCGGGACGAATCTGCTGGACATCGACCAGTGGGCCAAGGAGATGATCACCGAGGCGGGAGCACAGTCCTGCTACGTCGACTACGCGCCTTCCTTCGGGCGCGGCCCGTTCGGGCACTACATCTGCACGGCCGTCAACGACGGAGTGCTCCATGGGCGGCCTCACAACTACACGCTGGCAGACGGGGATCTGCTGACTCTCGACCTCGCCGTAGCCAGGGGCGGGGTGGCCGCGGACGCCGCGATCAGCTTTCTGGTGGGCAAGGCCAGGCCGGCGAAGAGCGTCGCGATGATCGAGACGACCGAACGCGCACTCGCCGCCGGCATCGCCGCCGCCAAGCCTGGGGCGCGCATCGGCGACCTCTCCCACGCCATCGGCACGGTCCTCAGCAAGGCGGGCTACCCGATCAACACCGAATTCGGAGGCCACGGCATCGGCTCGACCATGCACCAGGACCCACACATCGCGAACACCGGACGGCCCGGCCGCGGATACAAGCTGCGCCCCGGACTGCTGCTCGCCCTGGAGCCCTGGGTCATGGACGACACCGCCACACTCGTCACCGACGCCGACGGTTGGACGCTGCGCAGCGCGACGGGCTGCCGGACCGCGCACAGCGAGCACACCATCGCCATCACCGACAACGGAGCCGAAATTCTCACCCTGCCCCCGCAGGCACGACCGTAAGGGAGCCCACACCGCTGCCGCGTCAGCAGACCCGGCTGCCAGGCGCGGCCGGGCCTCAACTATCCCCGGCCGCCTCGAACCGGGAGGTCACCATGTCCGAGCTGATCGCCGCTTGCACACCGAACAGCCACCCGAAAGATGGTGAGTTCCTGGCTGCCATCAACCTTCCGGACTGGGAGAGCCTCCAGGACGTGGCGGCCCGCCCGCCGCTGCCCGCCGACGCGGGCTTCGCCCCCACCCGATCTCGCCTCCTCCGGCTCGGCCGACTGCGAGTGGCTGCGACTAGACCTCGGTGCTGACCGGGTTGCGCTCCATCCGGCTCGGCAGGTTGGTGAGAAGACGCCGATGTCCCAGAGCCGCCCTCTAGGCGGGTGCCGACGATTTCGGCCACGTCGGACACGTCGACCTGCTCGTCCGCCACCAGAGGCGCCTCACGTTGTCCGCCCGCCAGCGGATGCCCCCGGCGACGCGGCGGCACCCGTTTGGCACCACGCCGCGCCTGCGGGCCGGGGCACCCTGACGGGCCGGGGTAGCTCGGTCCACACCAAGCCCGGTTTGCGTATGGCAGGGGATTGCACGCTGAGCACCTTGGCGAGTTGAGGCACCGCGGCGGCTGATTAGCGGTGGGGCCGGGGGTCGGGCTGGCGCCGGGCGGCGTGGATGGAACCGAGCAGATTGAGGGACTGGGCGCTGGGGCTGCCTGGTTCGGCATGGTAGATGACGAGCTGCTGGCCGGGCGCTTCCCGTACGTCGAAAGCCTGGTAGGTGAGAGTGAGGGGGCCGACTTCCAGGTGGAGGAAGTGTTTGGCGTCCTGGGCCTTGCCGCGCACGGTGGGGGCGTTCCAGAGGCGGGTGAAGTCCGCGCTGTGCTCAGTGAGGGTGCGGACGAGTTCACGCAGCCGTGGGTTGTCCGGGTCGAACCGGTTGCCTCGCGAAGGTTGGCGACGGTGGCCTGTGCTGCCCGGTCCCAGTCCGTGTAGAAGTTGCGGCCTGCGGGGTCGAGGAAGGTTATGCGGGCCAAGTTGCCCGCCGGCTCGAACGGGGCGTAGAGGGCATCGGCCAGGGCGTTGACGGCAAGGAGGCCCAGGGTCCGGCTCATGACGAACGCTGGAGTGTTCGGGTAGCCGTCCATAAGCTGTCGCAGCGCCGGGCTGACCCGCTCGGCGGCATGGACGGAGCGCCGGTCGTTCCGCGTGGCCGCGGCCAGCCGGTACAAGTGCGCGCGGGCGTCCGCGTCGAGGCGCAGCGCGCGGCTGAGCGCGTCGGCCACCTGGGGTGAGGGATTGCGCTCGGCCGTGTTCCAGGCGGGTGTAGTAGTCGGCGTTCACTCCGGCCAGGACGGCGACCTCCTCGCGGCGCAGTCCGGCGACTCTGCGGGCCCCGTAGCCGCCATGCCGACGCCCTCCGGCCGCAGGCCGGCGCGGCGTGTGCGCAAGAAGTCTCCCAGGTGGTTGTCGTCCATGTGTTCCTGGCTAGGCGGCAGCCCGGTGTGCTGCCTGGGCGTGGCACACCCAGGCAGCACGCGTCCTGGTTGATGGCCGCTGACCTGCCCAGACTCGGTGGAGCGGGAAAGACCGCACCATTCGAGGAGAGGAGAGGAGTCCGCCATGGCCGGGACCGTTGAGGGCGACCACGTCGACGTGGTCGGGATGTGGGTGACCGCGGATGGTCACATCCGTCAGGAGCTGCTGCCGGACGGCCGCTACGACGAAGCTCGCGGCGAGCGGCGCAGCGCGTACACCGGCCGGTACACGGTGACCGGCAGCCACCTGGACTACGTCGACGACACCGGGTTCACCGCCACGGGCGACCTCCGGGACGGAGTGCTGTATCACGAGCACCTCGTGCTCTACCGGGAGCAGAAGTCGTCGTAGAGGAGGCCGGGCCGCGGCCGCCGTGGTCACCGGGGGCGAATCCGCCGTCGGCGGACCAAGAAGTCCCGACACAGCAGTCAGTCAGCCAGCAACAACGAGAATCAAGGACCATATCCATGACAGGACCACGACTTGACGGCAAGGTCGCGCTGATCACGGGCGCGACCGGCGGCCTCGGCACAGCGACCGCCGAACTCTTCGCCCGCGAAGGCGCCCGGCTAGTGATCACCGATGTCGCCGAAGGCCCCCTGCGGGACCTGTCCCACCGGATCGGGGAACGCGGCGCGAAGGTCGTCGCTGCCCGCCTCGATGTCTCCTCCGCGCGGGAGTGGGACGAAGTGATCAGCGTCGTACGCGACCGGTTCGGAACGCTGGACGTGCTCGTGAACCTCGCCGGCATCCTGGACTGGCCAGGTATCGAGGACACGCAGGAAGAGGCTTGGGACCGCGTCATCGACGTGAACCAGAAAGGCACATGGCTCGGCATGAAGGCGGCGTTGCCGCTCCTGCGTGCGAGCGGCAACGCGTCGGTGATCAATACGTCGTCAGTACTCGGCCTGGTAGGAAGCGGTGCAGCTGCGGCCTACCAGGCGTCCAAGGGGGCCGTGCGCCTGTTGAGCAAGACCGCCGCGGTCGAGTACGCCCGGCAGGGAGTACGGATCAACTCGGTGCATCCCGGGGTGATCGCCACGCCGATGATCCAGGAACTTCTGGACGACCAGGGCGACCAGCAGCCGGACATCCAACGCACCCCCATGCGCCGAGCCGGCCGTGCCGACGAGATCGCGCCCGCGATCCTCTTCCTGGCCTGCGACGACTCCTCGTTCGTCACCGGCTCGGAGCTGGTGGTCGACGGCGGGCTCACCGCGCACTGAACGGCCCGGCCGTGCGACGTCCACGACGGCCTGCTGTGAACGCAGCGCCCCCGTGAGCGCGTCAACGGCTTGGCCCACCTGGCCCGTTCACCGTGTCACTGCACAGCACTTCAGGTGCCCCGCACCGGCGCCTGCACTCACACTCGCCTTCTCCAGGGACCGCACCCATGACACCTGCAACTGCGTCCGCCGAAGCATCCGAATCCGCCGAGTTCGCTGGGAAGAGCGCCCTCGTCACCGGGGCCGCGCGCGGCGTAGGCAAGGAGACCGTGGCGCTCCTCTACGCCCGCGGTGCCCGCGTCGTCGCCGTCGACCTACGCCCTGACATCACGACTCTGCCGGACGAGTTTCCCGGCGTACTCGCGATGTGCGGCGACATCACGCAGGAAGAGACCGCCGCCCGCGCGGTGCAATCGGCCCTGGACACCTTCGGAGGACTGGACATCCTGGTGAACAACGCCGGACGCACCCTGAACAAGCCCATCACCGAAACCACCGCCGAGGACTGGGACGCTGTGATGGCGGTCAACGCCCGCGGCGCCTTCTTCTGCACCCGCGAAGCCTTCCGGGCCATGAAGAACCGCGGCGGCGGCGCCATCGTCAGTACCGGCTCTTACACCTGCACCGTCGCCCTGCCCGAAGGCGCCGCCTACAGCGCGTCGAAGGGCGCTCTGGCCCAGCTGACCAAGGTGCTCGCCGTCGAGGGCGGGCCACTGGGCATCCGCGCCAACATCGTTGCCGCAGGTGTCATCGAGACCGATTTCCTCGACACGATCCGCTCCGACAGCCGTGCGTACCTGGCGTCCTTCGCCGACGTGCAGCCCCTGGGTCGAGTCGCACAGCCCGAAGAGATCGCCGAGGTCCTGTGTTTCCTCGCCTCACCACGCTCGAGCTTCATCACAGGAGCCGTGGTCGCCGCTGACGGCGGCTTCACCGCGGTCTAGCGCCGCATTGGCCGCATCCACCGCCTGACCCGCTACGTCCGCGGCCTTGTACACCGCCTTCGCCGCGGCCTCGGCATGCTTCGCTGCGTCATTGGCGGCATTGCGCGACTGCCGCGCGGCCACCGCGGCCTGCCGGACATTGGTCTGCGCCGCCTCAGCTGCACGCGTGGCCTGACGTAAGTCAGCACCCGCTATCAGCGCCGTCCTGCCGCCAGGTATGCCTCGGTGATGTCGCGCCTCGCCCCTTCCCCCAGGCTGCCACCATAGGGAGGGTCCGCCCGTTCACCGGTTCACCCGTTCGGCAGCACGCCGCGCCTGCGGGCCGGGGCACCCCTAGCATGCTGACTGTGCGCCCCATTCTCCCGAAGATCGAGGGCGGCCGGGTACAGGGCCTCCTGCAACTCATCGAGGACGGCATCCACCTCGTCGTCGCAGCGCTCCTCGTAGTGCTCGCGGGGCTCCTGGCCATCGGGGTCGTCCACGACGTCATCAGGTCGATCCAGGGGCCGTACCGCGAGGATGCGGTCGTTCTCTCCGCCCTGGACAACGGCCTTGTGCTGTTCATCGTGGCCGAGCTGCTCCACACCGTCCGCCTCACCATCAGAAACCAGACCCTCGACGCGGAACCGTTCCTCGTCGTCGGCCTGATTGCCGGCATCCGCAAGGTGCTCATCGTGACGGCCGAGGCGGAGAAGTCCTTCCGGTGGAACGTCGAGGGGATCGAACTGCTCATCCTGGCGGGGCTGATCCTCGTGATGGCGACAGCGGCGTACGTGTGGCGGCGTTCGACGCGGCCGGGAGACTACTTCCCGCTCCAGGAGGCGGGGCGCTCCCCGTCGCCGGCGCCGTCATCCCCCTCGGTGCGCGGGTCCTGATCCGTCACCTTCCGCCTCCATGGCCGCCCGCACCCGCTGTCTTCGCGAGCAGAGCCGACGTACCGTTCCAGGGGGGTGCGGCTCACGGCCGTCGCGTGGTCCTCCAAGGCCCGTTTCTGCAGTTCCGCCCCGCGCCGCACCACCGGGCGCCGGTCCCTGGCGGCGGCGTCCTCCCACGCGTGGAGAGCCCCCTCCACGCGCCCCAGCCCGGATTCCGTGCTGGCGCACGTCGACTGCGCGCTGGCGCACGCCGACTGCCGCCCGTTGCCGCAGCACCGTGCCCTGGATGTCCGCCAGGTCCAGAACCTGTGCCTGGCCGTCCTCCACATCGCACCCGTCCAGCGCGGTGGGCGTGCAGGTCCCCGGAGACTCTCCGAAGCTGGATCAGGCGGTTACCTCTCACCGAAATGGAGACATCATGAGCATTGCCGTTGTGCCACGGCCCGGCATGGGTGGGTGCATCCGCCAAATGAACGAGTGAGTTTCCGTGACCCTCGGGCTTGCGCCCAAGAAACCTCACCCCAAGGTCCCACGGCGTCACGGCGAGGGCGGAAAGTCCCACCTGACCGTGCTCCAGGGGCTGGCCGCCCTATCACTGGACGCCCTCAGCTCGGTCGCGTACGGCCCGGAGGCCATCGTCGTCGTGCTGGTGACCGCCGGTTCGGGCGCGCTCACGGCGATGCTGCCGATCACCCTGGTCATCGCCGGGTTGCTGGCCGTCCTGGTCGTCTCCTACCGCCAGGTGATCGCCGTGCACCCGGACGGCGGTGGAGCCTACGCGGTGGCGAAGAAAGATTTGGGCAGAACGGTCAGTCTGATGGCCGCGGCCAGCCTCATCATCGACTACGTCCTCACCGTCGCCGTCAGTCTCGCCGCCGGCGCCGCGAGCCTCGCATCGGCGTTTCCCGTCCTTTCCGATCATCTTCTGGCCGTATGCCTGATCGCGCTGTTCCTCCTCACCGTCGTCAATCTGCGCGGCATCGCGGACAGCGCACGGGTGCTGATGCTGCCCACAGTGCTGTTCATCGTCAGCGTGATCGGTGTCATCGTCGTGGGGCTGTTTCGAGCCCATCCCGCAGCCACGGTCGGAACATCCCAGTCCTTCCCCGCCGTCGAGGCGCTGGGTGTGCTCCTGGTGCTCAAGGCGTTCTCCGCCGGATGCTCGGCGCTGACCGGGGTGGAGGCCATCGCCAACGCCGTTCCGATGTTCCGCCAACCACGCGTCAAGCGGGCGCAACACACCGAGCTGATGCTGGGGTTGCTGCTGGGCGCCATGCTCATCGGACTGTCGTTGCTGATCCGTCGCCATCACGTGGTGCCACGCGGCGGTGTGACGCTGCTGGCCCAGCTGACCGCCGGCGCCTTCGGGACCGGCTGGCCCTACTACGCCATCAGCCTCATCGTCACTCTCGTGCTGGGCATCGCCGCGAACACCAGCTTCGGCGGCCTTCCGGTCCTGATGAGCGTCCTCGCCAAGGACGACCGTCTCCCTCATCTGTTCGCCCTCCGCTCGGAGCGGCCCGTCCACCGCTGGGGCGTCGTGGCACTGGCGGTGCTGGCCGGCGTCATGCTGGTCGTCGTCAGTGCCGACACCCAGCGCCTGATCCCGCTCTTTGCCATCGGCGTCTTCGTCGGCTTCACCATCAGCCAGATCGGCCTCGTCCGGCACTGGAGCATGCAACGCCCCGACGGCTGGTTGCCCCGGGCGTTGGTCAACGGCGTCGGGGCTGTGCTGACCGGCGTCGCCGGAATCGTCCTGCTCGCCACCAAGTTCCTCGCCGGTGCCTGGATCGCAGTCCTCACCGTGCCGCTGCTGATGCTGCTGTTCTCCCGGATCGAGCGCTATTACACGCGCGTTCGCGACCAACTCGGATGGGACGGCACCCCGCCACGCCCCACACGAACCCACAGTCTGGTCATCGTCCCCCTGGGCAGGGTCGACATGGTCGCCGCCGCCGCCCTCAACGCCGCGTCCTCATTGGGCGATGAGGTCGTCGTGGTCGCCGTCTTCGACGACCGGACGAAAGCGGACGCTATGCGCGCCGACTGGGCACGATGGAACCCCGGCCCACGGCTAGACATCATCGACAGCCCTCAGCACTCCCTGGTGCATCCAGTCATCGGCTACGTCGAGCAGCTCGCCCGCAACGACAGGCAGGTCGCCGTACTCATTCCCCAGGCGGAACCCCTGCACGGCCGCTACCGGATTCTCCAGAACCAAAGGGGCATTCTCATGGCCGGCCTGCTGAGTTCCCGCACCGACGTAGTCGTATGCCTGCTCAAACTCCAGTTGAACCTGTGACCCCGTCACTCACGTGACGGCGCCCCCAGTGGCACACCATCAAGTTCTTTCATCAGGGAGGGCCATTGATTCCCCGAACCTGCCACGCATGGCGCCTCTTCGCCCCGCCGAACTTGAAGGTCAGGGCTGTAGGTAGCCACACCTGCGCGGCCGCCGCTCGCCAAGCCGGGCGGGGGCGGGTGGCTCTGGCCCCTGGAGGGGTGACCTGCGCAATCCGGGCAGGGCCGGCTACAGGAGCAGGTCGAAGATGGCGGTCGCGCCCTCCCAGTGCTTGGTCTGGGGGTTTTTGACGTCGGGGTACATGATCTTGAAGGTTTCGGCGAGTGCCACGCTCAGCCCGCCGATGATCTCCGGGTACCGGGCCTCGGCCTCCTCACTGGGTGCCCGGTCGAGCAGGGGGTGCGCGGCCAACTGCTCGAGGATCGGCTTGAGCT comes from the Streptomyces angustmyceticus genome and includes:
- a CDS encoding SDR family NAD(P)-dependent oxidoreductase; the protein is MSAKTALIVGASRTLGLGLATEYAHRGWDVIGTVRGSDRTGLHDVAEASGGRVTIESLDMTQPEQITALRERLAERTLDLLFVNAGITRGDIPIGDVPEEMFVEVMVTNALSPMRVVESFRSLVAPTGTIGVMSSRQGSLSLNTRGGQDVYRASKSALNQLMRSYAARYAEAAHALLLMCPGHVRTELGGPDAPLTIDQSIRVADTIDRHSGEPGLKYLNYQDQTVPW
- a CDS encoding transposase: MRPESVGRTGGGPPRTRPVHVLADRAYSSREIREYLRRRQIPHTIPEKRDQAGHRRRRSSAGGRPAGFDREMQRRRHKVENRIGLLKQARSVATAMTSSPSATKPPSNSP
- a CDS encoding helix-turn-helix domain-containing protein, producing the protein MVRLPLTPAEVERGQRLGALLRRARGRRSMLDVALASHISPETLRKIESGRVATPAFPTIAAIADTLGLSLDAVWAEISQEARTVEDQSVLLVTRHPSLVS
- the map gene encoding type I methionyl aminopeptidase; the encoded protein is MIEILNSARLERARDTGALVGDILHTLKQRSTVGTNLLDIDQWAKEMITEAGAQSCYVDYAPSFGRGPFGHYICTAVNDGVLHGRPHNYTLADGDLLTLDLAVARGGVAADAAISFLVGKARPAKSVAMIETTERALAAGIAAAKPGARIGDLSHAIGTVLSKAGYPINTEFGGHGIGSTMHQDPHIANTGRPGRGYKLRPGLLLALEPWVMDDTATLVTDADGWTLRSATGCRTAHSEHTIAITDNGAEILTLPPQARP
- a CDS encoding Atu4866 domain-containing protein, with amino-acid sequence MAGTVEGDHVDVVGMWVTADGHIRQELLPDGRYDEARGERRSAYTGRYTVTGSHLDYVDDTGFTATGDLRDGVLYHEHLVLYREQKSS
- a CDS encoding SDR family NAD(P)-dependent oxidoreductase — translated: MTGPRLDGKVALITGATGGLGTATAELFAREGARLVITDVAEGPLRDLSHRIGERGAKVVAARLDVSSAREWDEVISVVRDRFGTLDVLVNLAGILDWPGIEDTQEEAWDRVIDVNQKGTWLGMKAALPLLRASGNASVINTSSVLGLVGSGAAAAYQASKGAVRLLSKTAAVEYARQGVRINSVHPGVIATPMIQELLDDQGDQQPDIQRTPMRRAGRADEIAPAILFLACDDSSFVTGSELVVDGGLTAH
- a CDS encoding SDR family NAD(P)-dependent oxidoreductase, whose protein sequence is MTPATASAEASESAEFAGKSALVTGAARGVGKETVALLYARGARVVAVDLRPDITTLPDEFPGVLAMCGDITQEETAARAVQSALDTFGGLDILVNNAGRTLNKPITETTAEDWDAVMAVNARGAFFCTREAFRAMKNRGGGAIVSTGSYTCTVALPEGAAYSASKGALAQLTKVLAVEGGPLGIRANIVAAGVIETDFLDTIRSDSRAYLASFADVQPLGRVAQPEEIAEVLCFLASPRSSFITGAVVAADGGFTAV
- a CDS encoding phosphate-starvation-inducible PsiE family protein; the encoded protein is MLTVRPILPKIEGGRVQGLLQLIEDGIHLVVAALLVVLAGLLAIGVVHDVIRSIQGPYREDAVVLSALDNGLVLFIVAELLHTVRLTIRNQTLDAEPFLVVGLIAGIRKVLIVTAEAEKSFRWNVEGIELLILAGLILVMATAAYVWRRSTRPGDYFPLQEAGRSPSPAPSSPSVRGS
- a CDS encoding APC family permease, with amino-acid sequence MTLGLAPKKPHPKVPRRHGEGGKSHLTVLQGLAALSLDALSSVAYGPEAIVVVLVTAGSGALTAMLPITLVIAGLLAVLVVSYRQVIAVHPDGGGAYAVAKKDLGRTVSLMAAASLIIDYVLTVAVSLAAGAASLASAFPVLSDHLLAVCLIALFLLTVVNLRGIADSARVLMLPTVLFIVSVIGVIVVGLFRAHPAATVGTSQSFPAVEALGVLLVLKAFSAGCSALTGVEAIANAVPMFRQPRVKRAQHTELMLGLLLGAMLIGLSLLIRRHHVVPRGGVTLLAQLTAGAFGTGWPYYAISLIVTLVLGIAANTSFGGLPVLMSVLAKDDRLPHLFALRSERPVHRWGVVALAVLAGVMLVVVSADTQRLIPLFAIGVFVGFTISQIGLVRHWSMQRPDGWLPRALVNGVGAVLTGVAGIVLLATKFLAGAWIAVLTVPLLMLLFSRIERYYTRVRDQLGWDGTPPRPTRTHSLVIVPLGRVDMVAAAALNAASSLGDEVVVVAVFDDRTKADAMRADWARWNPGPRLDIIDSPQHSLVHPVIGYVEQLARNDRQVAVLIPQAEPLHGRYRILQNQRGILMAGLLSSRTDVVVCLLKLQLNL